GGAGCCAGCCGTTGAGGAGCCTGTCAATGCGTGCCGTAATCGCCACTCTTGCCACCCTGTTGCTGTCACAGACGGCGCACGCCTCGTCCATCGAAATAATCGGTGGTGGCGACGTGGCGACACCCAGTATTTCGGCTATGGCCTGCACAACCTGCCCGCCCAGCGTCCCGATAAAAGCGCCGGAACAGGCCCAGGAAATCCTAGCGGAAGGCACCCAGCGGATCGAGCTTCGCGATAGCAACGGCCATAAACAGCTTGTACGCACCGAAGCCTGGCTGGGCGGCTCGCCCGTCACTTACGTCCAGAAGGCGGATGGCTGGCTGGACCATGACAATCAATTGGTGGGGCTGGCCGGAGACGGGCTCGACACGGCAACGACCACCGCCGCCGTCGGCGATGATCATCACCCTCTCGATGCAGATAGAATGCAACTGCGCCTGAAATAATCCCTCCGCTACCGGCCCCTTGGTGTTGATGAGGCGACAATCTGAGACTGTGACGTTGCGTTTGCCATTTGCGACATAACGCAGACCCACAACCCAATCGTCAGCCATTGATAAAATACAACCAAAAAACTGCCAAGGGACTGTCTTTAGGCTTTTTTTAGCAAATGCCACTATACTCCTTGAAAATTGATCGGGGCTGGAAGACACCTATGAAAAATCTCAGGATTTCGCTGCAACTGTTCCTGTTGGTTGGCGGATTGATGGCGGCTTTCGCAATCGCGACATTCTTCCAGATCCGCTCCTCAGAGCAAACCATCTATACCCAACGCTATGAAATGCTGCGCACCGAGGTGGAAACCGCTATTTCGGTGATGAAGCTTTACAATGCCAAGGAAGTGGCGGGAACCCTGTCGCGGGCCGATGCGCAAAAGCAGGCCTATGAGACGATCAATGCGCTGAAATTCGACCCGGACGGCTATTTCTTCGGCTACGACTATGATGTGAACATGCTGTTTCATCCCGATCCGAAGCGGGTCGGGCAAAATTTCAAGGGCAAGGCTGACAGCAAGGGTTTTGCCTATCGTGACGAACTGGTCAAGCTTGGCAAGGCTGGCGGTGGCCGCACCGATTTCTATGGTCCGAAGCCGGGCCAGGAAGGCAATGATTTCCGCAAGAGCTCCTACGCCAAAGCCTTTGAGCCCTGGGGTGTTGTCGTCGTGACAGGCCTTTACATGGATGATCTCGATGCGGAAGTGAATGCGGCAATTTTCAAAGCCATTTCCATGGGCCTGATCGTCTTCGTCATCGGCCTTGCCGCCGCTTATGTGGTGATCCGTGGCATTTCGCGGCCGCTGACGGCCATTCACGATGCGCTGCGGGCCGTGGCCGATGAAAATGTCACGCTGGCCATTCCCCATACCAATATGAGCAATGAAGTCGGCATGATGGCCAAGGCCACCAAGTCCTTGCAGGAAAAGGTGCGCGAACGCCATGCCATGGTGGCTCGCCAGGAGGAACAGCAGCGCGAACTGGACAGCGAGCGCCAGCAGAATGCCGACCGGCAGGCTGAAGAGGCCCGCGCCCAGGCGCATGTGGTTACCACCATCGGCGCCTCGCTGGAAAAACTGGCAACCGGCGATCTGACCGTGCGCTGCGCCGATCTCGGCGCCAAATATGAAGATTTACGCCATAATTTCAACGATGCCTTGACCCGGTTGGAGCAGGCCATGGCCCGCGTCAACTTGAAGGGCAACGATATCAGCATCAGCAAGGAAGAAATCCGCCGCGCCTCCGGCGAGCTTGCGACCCGCACCGAGCGCCAGGCCGCCAATCTGGAGGAAACCTCGGCAGCGCTGGACGAACTGACCGTGGCGATCCGCCAGACCGCCGATGGTGCACGCGAAGCGGCAAGCCGGGTGAAATCGGTTAGCCAGGAAGCCCAGCAGAGCGACGGCATCGTCGGCCACGCCATCGAAGCGATGAGCGGCATCGAAAAATCCTCCGAGGAAATCACCAAGATCATCGGGGTGATCGACGAGATTGCCTTCCAGACCAACCTTCTGGCGCTGAACGCCGGTGTGGAAGCGGCGCGTGCTGGCGAAAGCGGCAAGGGATTTGCGGTCGTTGCCCAGGAAGTGCGCGAACTGGCGCAACGCTCGGCGGCAGCCGCCAAGGAAATCAAGGCGCAGATCGCCCGCTCCTCGGCCCAGGTCACAGAAGGTGTGCAGCTGGTGGGCCGCACCGGTGAAGCCCTGAAGCGGATCTCCAACCAGATCACCGAGGCCAACGACGTGGTGGCGCGGATTGCCGCCAGCGCCCAGGAACAGGATACGACCCTGCGCTCGATCTCGTCCGCGCTCAACGTGCTCGACACCACCACTCAGCAGAATGCCGCCATGGCCGAGGAAACCACGGCCTCAGCCGAGGTTCTCGCCAATGACACCGGCGACCTTCTCAACCTGATCCAGGGTTTTCGCGTCAACCAGCAGGCTGATGGTGCGGCTCTTGGTGGCATGGCCCAACAGATGCGCCGGGCAGGCTGAAACAGATAATTCCCAAGACGAAAGCCGTCGGAGCAATCCGGCGGCTTTGTCTATTAAGAGCCGCTTGAAAGCACTCCCTCAAGCGCTTCGATAGTCCTATCTGAAAACACTGCAACACCCGCTTGTGTCAACAGTGCCGCTGTCACGCCGAAGCCCGGATGGCGTTTTCCCGAAAACGAGCCGTCATAGATAAAGCCGGAGCCGCAGGACGGGCTGCCATCAATCAACAACGCATAGCGGCAGCCCTGTTCCAGCGCCACATCCACCGCCTTACGGCCACCGGCGATGAACTCTGCGGTGACGTCGCCGCCGGTCACTTCCAGCACCCGGGCGCGGCCATGCAGCACATCTGCGCCGGTGCCACCCCGCTCGATTTCCGCTGGTGGACGCGGGGTTGGAAGACCACCGGCCTGTTCCGGGCAAAACACCACCAGCCGCCCCTCGTCTTCCCAACGGGCAATAGCGGGATGATGCAGGGGCTTGCCCTTACCATCATAGCGGACTGGACGGCCCATGAGGCAGGCGCTGATCAGGATTTTATCGATCATGAGAGCATCGGACCGAAAAGTGGGAACCGGTTTTCGGATAAATCCGATGCGTAAACAAAAACTGAGAGCATCGTGCTGATTCCGGTTTTCTGCACGATGCTTTAATCAAGCTGGCGTTCCACATCCATGCGTTCATGAAGAACACGGATGATATCGATAATGGCAAGGTCCAGTTTTCGATAGAAAATCATATGAACACCCACTCTACGCCGACGATAATCCCTTTTGATCCATGATACATCCTCACCGGAATCGGGGAATGCCGCGATTTCCTCAAACTTGTCGAAGAGGAGGTTGAGATAGCGCTCAGCCTGTTCATGTGACCAGCGTTGAGTTCCATAGGCCCAAATTTCACGAAGATCCTGCTCTGCGGCAGGGCGAAGCCGGTACTCACCCACGGGTTTAAAGGCCGCTGCGCAAATCGTTGATGAAGGATTGCCTGTCGATTTTGCGGGCAGGTCCGCTGTTTTCCCCATCCGTCAACGCCTGACGGAGGGTGTTCAGCTTGCGCTGCTCTTGCTCCAATAAACGCAGACCGGCTTCAACCACTTCACGTGGCGAACCGTAACGACCGCTTTCAACCTGCCGGTCGATGAAGGGAGCGAATTGGTCGCTGATGGCAATGTCTACCGGTTTCGTCATCCATCTGCCTCAGAACGCATGCGCCTAACACCAACGCGACCAGATAAATATAAGCTCATCGCGCATTTTGCGCAATGACAGGCGGGGCAGGCCAATATGCCCGACCCGACCATCGGATCATCCGGCGACCTTACCCGGCGATTTTGGAGAAATCCGCCACCGTGCCGGTTGCCTCGCGGATGGCCTTCAGCAGAGCCAGGCGATTGGCGCGGATGGCGGCGTCCTCGTCATTGACCAGCACATCCTCGAAGAACCGATCCACTGGCGCACGCAGGCTGGACAGTGCCTGCATGGCGGAGCGGAAATCTTCCTTGGCCACGGCCTCGGCTGCGGATTGGGTCGCCTGGGTGATGGCGGCATAAAGCGCCTTTTCGGCGTCGAGTGTCAGCAGCGCCTCGGACACGCCATCGGCCACCACCGTCCCCTTCTTTTCTTCCGCTGCCAGCAATTGCGTGGCCCGCTTGGTACCCGCCAACAGGTTCTTGCCGTCTTCGGAGGTGATGAAAGCCGTGAGCGCTTCGGCGCGGCGGGCGACCATCAGCAGGTCGTCGGCGGCAGAGAAAGCCCCCTCACCCTGTGCTGCATGACCTTGCCGGACAGCCGCACTCCCCTCTCCCCGCTGGGGAGAGGAGGCCGACACCGCATCGCCAAGCTCCCTCTTCTCCCCGGCGGGGAGAAGGTGGCCCGCAGGGCCGGATGAGGGGGCGGCGAGCACAGCGTCAATGATGTCGTGACGAGCGCCTTGGTCGCGGAGGTAGACTTTCAGGCGGTCGTGGAAGAACTCGATAATCGAGACACATACGTCAGATAAAGCTGCAATATTCCACCCACCCTGGGCCGTTGTCATGATGACAGTCGCTTTTTCTGCCCGCGCTCTAAAACGCTCATGTAGAACAGCTTCGGCGTACTCTTCCCACTCGGTTTCGTAAGACGTTATGTCATGCGGAACAACACTGGAATTGAAATAGACGAAACCCTCTTCTCGTCCGACGACCCACGTTGATTTCTGGGCTTGGTGAAGCGCAACATATGCTGTTGTTATAACATCCAACAACGGCAACCGCACATTCTTCTCCAATAAAATCCGCACCACACCCAACGCCGCCCTTCGCAGCGCAAACGGGTCCTTCGATCCTGTCGGCTTCTCGTCAATCGCCCAGAACCCAACCAGCGTATCCAGCTTATCGGCCAGCGCCACCGTAATCGCCACCTTGTCTTCCGGCAGGCGATCCGATGGTCCTTGCGGCTTGTAATGATCCTCGATGGCAGCCGCCACGCTTTCGTGTTCACCCTGAAGCGCTGCATATTTACGACCCATCAAACCTTGCAGTTCCGGGAATTCGCCGACCGCTTCGGTGCGCAAATCGGCCTTGGCCAGCACCACGGCGCGATCAACTAGTGCTTCGTCAGCACCGACGACAGGAGCCAGAACCTTGGCCAAGGCGCGGATGCGGGCGACCCGCTCGCCTTGCGTGCCGAGCTTGGCGTGGAACGTGACGTTCAGCGCGTCCAGCTTGGCCATCCGCTGGTCGAGCGGCTTTTTCAGGTCGAGGTCGAATTTTGCGGCAGAGGCTTCAAGCGTTTCCAGATCCGGCAGATTGCCCTGGTCGCGCTTCCAGAAATGCAGGGCGTCGGACAGGCGGGCGCGCACCACCTTGCCATTGCCGTGGATGATTTCCGCGCCGCCATCATGGGCGGAGATGTTGGAGATCAGGATGAAGTGGTTGGAGAGCTTTTCACTCTCGCCAATTGGCCGGGTGACGAAGCATTTCTGGTTGGTCTTGATGGTCAGCCGGATGATTTCCGAGGGGATCGACAGGTAATCGGCCTCAAACGTGCCGAGCAGCACCTGCGGATATTCCACCAGGCCGGACACTTCTTCCAGCAGGCCCTCATCTTCCACCAGGTCCAGCCCGTTGGCAAAGGCGATGTCGCGGGCGTCGTGCAGGATAATGTCCTTGCGCCGTTCGGCATCGAGGATCACCTTGGCCTTTTCGAGGCTCGACACATAGTCGTCGAAGCGCCGCACGGAAATGGCCTCCGGCGCGTGGAACCGATGGCCATAGGTGATGTTGGAGGCGGTGATTCCGTCGATTTCGAAGGGAATGATCGCCACTTCGTCATGCTCGGAGCCGAAAGTACAGAGAATGGATTGCAACGGCCGCACCCAGCGCAGGCTTTCCGACCCCTTGCCCTCGATGCCGCCATAGCTTGAACCCTTTGGCATGGATGCAGCACCGGAGCGCATATCAACCGGCCAAGGGAAATTGCGGATGATGCGCGGCATCACCTCGGTGATGATCTCTTCGGCTGACCGGCCCGGCTTGTCGATCATCGCGACGTAGAAATCGCCCTTCTTGGGATCGGTCTTGACCACGGCCTGATCGATGGAGGCAAGCCCCGCGCCGCGCAAAAAGCCCTCAATGGCCTTTTCCGGCGCCGAGACGCTTGGTCCCTTACGCTCTTCCTTCACATCGGCGGACCGGGCCGTCAGTCCGCGCATGTCCAGCACCAGCCGGCGCGGCGTCCAATATTCCCGCGCACCTTCATAGGTCAGGCCCGCATCGACAAGTGCATCGGTGACCAGCTTTTTCAGATCACCCGCCGCCTTGCGCTGCATACGTGCGGGGATTTCCTCGGAGCGAAGTTCAAGCAGAAGATCGGGCATATTGACTTTCCTTGCCTCAGCAGGATGAGGCGAGCGTTTTTACAGGTAGACACCTGCTAGCAAAATTTTCCGGGGACTTACAATGGCAAACTGCCATTGTAAGCGGATCAGTCGCGTTGATACTCCACCCCAAGCGTCGCCAGCGCGTCCCAATAGCCGGGATAGGTTTTGGCCACACAGCCGGGATCGAGAATGGTGATGCCGCCCACTTTCAGGCCCGCCAGTGCAAAGCTCATGGCGATGCGGTGATCGGCGAAGGTGTCGATCTTCGCGGGCAGGGTTTGTCCCGCCAATGCCGGATCGGCGACGATGATCAGGTCGTCGCCCTCTTCGGTGGCAAGGCCGGGGCGGATGGCGTTGAGGCCGGTCGAGAGCGCCAGGATACGGTCGCATTCCTTGACACGCAGATTGGCGATGCCGACGAAACGCACCGGTGTTTGGTTGAAGGCCGCCAGCACGGCAATGGTCGGGATGGCGTCCTGCATCTGGCTGCCGTCGATCACAGCGGGCATGGTCGGGAAGGCAGAAATCACCGCATGGGCCTTGGCATCCGGCTGGGTAAACTGCCCGGCTGGCGTGCCGATATCGACCTTGCCACCGGTCAGCACTTCGGCAGCCCAGAGATAGGTGGCGGCGGAGGCATCCGGCTCGATGTGGAAATCGCTTGCCTTGTAGCCGGTCGGCTCGACCCGCCAAATCGTCTCGGACGGTTGCTCGATCCGGGCGCCGAAAGCGCGCATGGCCGCAAGTGTCAGGTCGATATAGCCGCGCGCGCCGATCTCGCTACCGGCCAGTTCCACCTCGAACGCCTGACCTGCCATCGGGGCGGCCATCAGCAGCGCCGAAACATATTGGCTGGAGAGACCGGCATCGATCACCACCCGGTTTTTGGCAAATGCGCCCTTGGCATCGATGGCAACCGGCGGGCAGCCGCTTGGGGCGGCAATCGCCACGCCCAGCGATTGCAGCGCATCGACCAGCGGCTGGATCGGCCGTTTGCGCATATGCTCGTCGCCGTCGATGGTGAATCGGCCATTGGCCAGCGCCACCGCCGCCGTCAGGAAGCGGGTCGCCGTCCCGGCATTGCCCAGAAACAATGCCTCCTCAGGGGCGCGCCACAGGCCTGTGCCGGTCACGACAAAACTGGTCTCATCCGGCTCCTCAACGGTGACGCCCATGGCCCTCAGCGCATCCGCCATATAGCGGGTGTCATCGCTTTTCAGCGCGCCGGTCAACCGGCTGGTGCCATTGGCCAGACCCGCCAATAGCAGCACACGGTTGGTGATCGACTTCGAGCCGGGCGGGCTGACATGGCCGGTTAGCGGCTTTGCGGGCGGCAGGATGGTGAGGGCGTCGGCGGTCTGGGCGGTAAGGGTCATGAGCATGTCCGTGGGTTTAACCGGGCTTTTGCCTGCTGCATAATTCCTTAAATCGTTTCCGGCTTAAGGGCTTATGCAAGTAGCGCGCCGCCGTTTCCATTGCAATCTTCAATGTGCCAACCTTCAAGCTTCAGGCAGATCGCGATCCAGGAACAACCGTGCCAGCCTGGTTTCCTGGGCTTTCGCCATCGTACGGGCATAGGCATCCATGGCCAAAAGCGACAGCAGGGTCGCAACACCACCGGCAGCGGCAAGATGCAGGATGTGTTGACTATGGGCCGAGAACTGCAACCGGTCGGCCACAGCCTGTGATACGACGTTCATCACCGTCAGGCTCACCAGATTGCAGACCAGAATGGATGGGACGAGCCAGTACAAGTCCCGAACATTCAGAGCTGGCAGATCATGATCCGGCGCTTGTCCTTCCGGCGGAGCGTGGTCATCGCGCATGGTGATGCGGGCAATTTCCATCATCACCACCTGGGGAAATATATATTTGATGATCGGCACGAACCAGCAGATCACCGAGACCCAGGGGCCAAGTCGTGGCGGCGCATCAGGTGAAAGACGGATGGCGAAGTGAACGGCAAACCAGAGCCAGGCCAACCAGAAACAGGCGCTGGCAACCCGAAAGACGAAAGCGCCAATCTCGATGAAAGCCGCCCAGCGACCAACACCCTGCGCCAGCCAGCTGGTTACGCCGGTATAGGTCGCAAAGCCGGTGGCAGCCACCACATATTGAACCCAGGCGGTGTAGAGAAAAAACGGCACCAGAATGAAATAAAACACCCCGCAGAGAGCTGCGAGAATCAGCCAGCCGCGCCGCATCCATGTCATTCGCCGGAGAAGGGTGTCCAGCGTCATGCCCTTGCCCTCTCCCCAGCCGTTTCCAAGCTCTTACGCGGCCTTGCCGAAATTCGCGCCACCGGCATCGGTCTGCAAAAACGCCTCGCCGCAGGCCTTGGCCAGCGTGCGCACCCGCAGGATATAGCTCTGGCGCTCGGTGACGGAAATCACCCCGCGCGCATCAAGCAGGTTGAAGACGTGGCTTGCCTTGATGCACTGATCGTAAGCCGGAAACACGCACTTGTGCAAAACCTGATTGGCGCTTTCGCCCGGCGCACCGGCATCCAGCAGCGCCTGGCATTCCTTCTCTGCATCGGTAAAATGCCGCAGCAGCATTTCGGTATTGGCATATTCGAAATTATGGCGGGAATATTCCTGCTCGGCTTGCAGGAAAACATCGCCATAGGAGATCTTTTCCTCGCCGTCGCGGCCATTGAAGTTCAGGTCATAGACATTATCGACGCCCTGCACATACATGGCCAGACGCTCCAGACCATAGGTCAGCTCACCCGCCACCGGCGAGCATTCGATGCCGCAGACCTGCTGGAAATAGGTGAATTGCGAGACTTCCATACCGTCGCACCAGCATTCCCAGCCAAGACCCCAGGCGCCCAGCGTCGGGCTTTCCCAATCGTCTTCCACAAAGCGCACGTCATGCAGCAGCGGATCGAGGCCGATAGCCTTCAACGAGCCGAGATAAAGCTCCTGCAGGTTGGACGGGTTCGGCTTCAGGATCACCTGATATTGGTAGTAATGCTGCAAGCGATTGGGATTTTCGCCATAGCGGCCATCGGAAGGACGGCGCGAGGGCTGCACGTAAGCAGCCTTCCAGGGTTTGGGGCCAAGCGCGCGCAACGTCGTTGCCGGATGAAACGTCCCAGCACCGACTTCCATATCATAGGGTTGCAGCACGGCGCAGCCCTTGTCGGCCCAGTAATTGTGCAGCGTCAGGATCAGCGCCTGAAAGGAGCGCTTCGGGTCCATATGCGGGGCGGAAGCCGAAGGAGCGAGAGGAAGCGTCATGGGAACCTGCATTTATCATCGAAATCAAAGGGTCAGTCTGACCTGCCATGCGCGGCCTTTGCGGTCAAGAGTGGCGTTGTTTGCGAGCGCGCTACTCGGCAGACCTTGATCGCTCAGTGGCTGCGACCTGATCCAATTGCCCGCGCAGTACAAACACCACGCCATCAGCCGCAAAGTCAATTTTTGCCTCGCCGCGAAACAGATCCGCCACGACGCGCTCAGTCAGCTTGGAACCGAAACCGCGACGCTCCGGTTCAGACACGGGTGGCCCGCCATGTTCGCTCCAGCGCAGAAAGAACCGGCCATCCTGCTGATTGCCCCATTCCACCTGCACCTGACCGCCCGTTACCGATAGCGAGCCATATTTCGTGGCATTGGTGGCAAGCTCATGCAGGGCAAGCGACAGGCCAAGCGCCTGGCGCGACGAGGCCTGCATGGATAAAGATCCCGTGATCAGGAAGCGTTCTGGACTGTCCCTATGCGGGTCGATGGCGTTTTCGACCACTTCGGCAATATCCGCCGAGGCCACGCTCTTGCCGGTCAACAGGTCCTGCGCCTTGGACAAGGCCTGAATGCGGGCCGAAACCAGACTTGCCGCCTGCGGCAACGAATCCGCACCGCGAATGGTCTGGCCGACAATGGATTGCACCATGGCCAGCATGTTTTTCACCCGATGCGCGAGTTCGCCGTTCAGCAGGCGCAACTCCTGCTCGAATGCTTCTTTTTGGCGAAGATGCTGGCGGGTTTCTTCATGGCTCGTCTCCAGCGCCTGGCGGTCAAGCACGGCCTGCGTCGTCTCCGTGACGATGTTCAGCAGCCCATGCACAGCACCATCGTCGCCATAAAGCGGGCTATAGGAAAAGGTCCAGTAGGTCTGCTCCGCAAAACCGTTGCGGGTCATCACCAGGGGTAAATTTTCTTCCCATGTCGCCTTGCCGGCCAGGGCGCTGCGCACATAGGGCAGGACCCCGTCCCAGACATCCGCCCAGATTTCGGTAAAGTGAAGGCCCAGCGCCTTGTCTCTGCGCAGGCCCAGTATCGGCTCATAGGCATCGTTATAGAATTGCAGCAGGTCCGGTCCCCACCAGAAGCACATCGGCTGGCGAGAGGCTAACACCATTCGCATGGTGATTTTAAGCGATAGCGGCCATGTGTTGATCGGACCGAGCGAGGTCGCTGCCCAGTCGAAATGACGGATCATCTCGCCAATTTTGCCGCCGCCAGCCAGAAAATCATCGGTGCTGATAGAGACATGAGAGGATGGCCAGGCGTGTTTCGCCTCCGGAAAAGACAATGCCAAGATCCCCCAGGTTCATAGTATTACATCATAGGATTACAGTGGCGAGCGCTCTTCGGGCGCATTCCGGCTCACTGTAACAGTTTATAGGCTTTGTATAATCCTTGTCCTGACCCATGGGGGATCAGGCAGACGCACCGCCAAGGCAGTGAAACAGGTTTCACCAACAGGTTGTTCCCGATTATAAAATCATAATTCCAGCATGATGCAAGCGGAGCTGCACAACCGACCTGTTTTTGGCACACTTTATCTTGGTCGATAAGTGTCCCTGCACCAAGGTCGCCGTCAACGCACCATGTATACAGGCTGGCATTTCATACCGATGCCCGAATAGGAGGGGTCACCTTCGCCCCTTCTTGTCAGTCGTCCTGCTTCACCCGGTATTCGCCGGTCTTCGGATCCTTGACCAGAGTGGTGACCGCATCGCTGTCGCGCCCACTCCGGCGATGGGCATTAACCGCCTTGCGTTGCGCCACCGACGCCGTCCAGCGCCGGTAATACCATACGGCAAGGCCGATCAGGATGATAAAAAAGAGAATGCGCGTCATGCTGCCTGCTCGCCCACGGATTACCACGTCCGTTGGAAAACCGACAGGACATCACTCTCCTTTATCAGGTCACCCGCATGTCCGAAAGCCCCGGGTTTCCCAAAAGACAAAGGACATCAAGGATATCTAAAGCCCATAGCGCGCCCAGAGCGCCCGATCTTCCAGCGTCTCCACAAGGCCGGCGGCGGCGGCGCTGCCGATATCACTGGGAGCAGAGAGCGCCGTATCAACCCCCGACAGACGCCTGCCGAACAGGCCGCGGGCACCCGAAATCAATTCCAGCCGGGCTGTCTTGCCGTAACGCGCCTTAATCTCCTCGCGCATACTACCAAGGCCGTCGACCAGACCGAGCTCGAAACCCTTGCGCCCCGTCCAGAACAGGCCGGAAAACAGCTCCGGATTGTCGCCAAGCCTGATGCCGCGCCGCGACTTGACCATGTCGATGAAAACATCGTGAATATCCAGCTGAAGGGTCTTGAGATAGTCGATATCGCTCTGCTTTTCCGGCTGGAACGGATCGAGCATCACCTTGTTTTCGCCCGCCGTGTAGACGCGCCGCTCGACGCCGATCTTCTTCAGCAACTCGGGGAAGCCGAAACCGCCGGACACGACGCCGATCGAGCCGACAATCGAGGTCGGGTCGGCAATGATTTCGTCGCCTGCAAGGGCGATCATATAGCCCCCGGAGGCTGCCACATCTTCCACGAACACCAGCACGGTCTTGCTGTGTTCATCGGCCAGCGTGCGAATGCGCTGAAAGATCATCCGCGATTGCACCGGCGAGCCGCCCGGCGAATTAAGCGACAGCACCACAGCCGGACTGTCCTTCAACTTGAAGGCTTTTTCCAGAAGCGGGGCGACAGCGGCGAGGTTCAGCGCCGGGCGAAACCGGCTGCCACCGCTCATGATCGCGCCATGCAGCCGCACGACCGGAATGACGATTTCCTGCTTGCGAAACCGCTTCGGCACCCACCGCTTCCATAGACCCGCCATGCGTCACATCCTTTGCTGTTCCAAACCGAACAGTCATGTAAGTCTTGAAGGCGTAAACGCAATGGCAGGGCTCATTTTTGCCTGATGACCCAGCCGCAGCAACCTATCAGATCGTCTTGATGTCCAGCCTCGGATAGCCCCCCCGACCGTTGTTGAGCGCATCGACCTGCGGCAGGAAGGCATGGCCTTCAAGCCCATGCATGATCAGCGGGCTGCGGAAGGTGAGCCGGGCGCGCGAGCCTTTAATCGCCGTCAGCAGCAGGCGGATCGCACTTTCTCCCTCCCTTGGATGGATGAGGGTGATCTCGATACCGCCAAAGCGTTTGCCGCAGGCAGCGATGATCTCGGCCACCGATTGCGGCCGGGCGATCAGCGACAATTGCCCGCCGGGTTTCATGATCGCACCCGCCGTGCGCAGCCAGCGCTCAAACAAATCTCCGTCCATGGCATGCGCCTCGGCCTTCAGGCTGTCGGGCGTCGTCCGGTCACGCCCGTCATTGAAGGGTGGGTTCATGATCACATGATCGAAAGCATCGTCCGGCAATCCCGCCGCCCGGCGCGCCCGCCCCGTCAGCGTCACATCCGCCGCGACCAGGTTTACCCGGTCGGCCAGATGGGCATTTTCGGCCAGACCGAGGGTCTTTTGCGCAAAGGACAACATGTCAGGGGAACGCTCAACCAGCGTCACCATGGCCATCGGAAGACGCGAGGCAACAGCCAAACCCGCTCCACCGGCGCCAGCGCCCAGATCTGCAACCGTGCCACCCTCCCCCACCAACGCTGCCAAGAGCATGGCATCCATGCCAGCGCGATGACCACGGCCTTTTGGTTGCACGAGGAAAAAGCCGCCGCGATGAAAGGCATCGACGGTTTCGTTGATGATATCGGAGGCAGTCCCCTCAAACGCCATGGGCTTCTGTCCCGATCTCGCTTATGCCGTGCCGTCGCGCAATTCTGCGCCAAGACCGGCATCGATCAGGATGCGCCGCGCTTCCTCTGCCCGGCCCGGCTCGACCAGGAAACGGCGCGGCAAAAGCCCGAGCGATCCTTCCAGAATGCTCATCGACTGGTCGGCAATCAGGCTCTCGATACCGGCATCCTTCATCAGGCTCTGGGCAAAGGACAGTAAAACGGCGTCATTGGTGCGAATGAGTTCATGCATGCGATGATGAGTCCTATCAAATCTGCGGGATAGAGAAATTCCGCTCTTGCCGGGTCGCCAACGGCTTTTTATGTTTGTTTCAGCATTATGTCTCGAATTTTCGCGCAAACACCGCTTG
The nucleotide sequence above comes from Agrobacterium vitis. Encoded proteins:
- a CDS encoding 3-phosphoshikimate 1-carboxyvinyltransferase, which translates into the protein MTLTAQTADALTILPPAKPLTGHVSPPGSKSITNRVLLLAGLANGTSRLTGALKSDDTRYMADALRAMGVTVEEPDETSFVVTGTGLWRAPEEALFLGNAGTATRFLTAAVALANGRFTIDGDEHMRKRPIQPLVDALQSLGVAIAAPSGCPPVAIDAKGAFAKNRVVIDAGLSSQYVSALLMAAPMAGQAFEVELAGSEIGARGYIDLTLAAMRAFGARIEQPSETIWRVEPTGYKASDFHIEPDASAATYLWAAEVLTGGKVDIGTPAGQFTQPDAKAHAVISAFPTMPAVIDGSQMQDAIPTIAVLAAFNQTPVRFVGIANLRVKECDRILALSTGLNAIRPGLATEEGDDLIIVADPALAGQTLPAKIDTFADHRIAMSFALAGLKVGGITILDPGCVAKTYPGYWDALATLGVEYQRD
- a CDS encoding DUF4328 domain-containing protein; this encodes MTLDTLLRRMTWMRRGWLILAALCGVFYFILVPFFLYTAWVQYVVAATGFATYTGVTSWLAQGVGRWAAFIEIGAFVFRVASACFWLAWLWFAVHFAIRLSPDAPPRLGPWVSVICWFVPIIKYIFPQVVMMEIARITMRDDHAPPEGQAPDHDLPALNVRDLYWLVPSILVCNLVSLTVMNVVSQAVADRLQFSAHSQHILHLAAAGGVATLLSLLAMDAYARTMAKAQETRLARLFLDRDLPEA
- a CDS encoding glycine--tRNA ligase subunit alpha, which gives rise to MDPKRSFQALILTLHNYWADKGCAVLQPYDMEVGAGTFHPATTLRALGPKPWKAAYVQPSRRPSDGRYGENPNRLQHYYQYQVILKPNPSNLQELYLGSLKAIGLDPLLHDVRFVEDDWESPTLGAWGLGWECWCDGMEVSQFTYFQQVCGIECSPVAGELTYGLERLAMYVQGVDNVYDLNFNGRDGEEKISYGDVFLQAEQEYSRHNFEYANTEMLLRHFTDAEKECQALLDAGAPGESANQVLHKCVFPAYDQCIKASHVFNLLDARGVISVTERQSYILRVRTLAKACGEAFLQTDAGGANFGKAA
- a CDS encoding PAS domain-containing sensor histidine kinase yields the protein MALSFPEAKHAWPSSHVSISTDDFLAGGGKIGEMIRHFDWAATSLGPINTWPLSLKITMRMVLASRQPMCFWWGPDLLQFYNDAYEPILGLRRDKALGLHFTEIWADVWDGVLPYVRSALAGKATWEENLPLVMTRNGFAEQTYWTFSYSPLYGDDGAVHGLLNIVTETTQAVLDRQALETSHEETRQHLRQKEAFEQELRLLNGELAHRVKNMLAMVQSIVGQTIRGADSLPQAASLVSARIQALSKAQDLLTGKSVASADIAEVVENAIDPHRDSPERFLITGSLSMQASSRQALGLSLALHELATNATKYGSLSVTGGQVQVEWGNQQDGRFFLRWSEHGGPPVSEPERRGFGSKLTERVVADLFRGEAKIDFAADGVVFVLRGQLDQVAATERSRSAE
- a CDS encoding S49 family peptidase → MAGLWKRWVPKRFRKQEIVIPVVRLHGAIMSGGSRFRPALNLAAVAPLLEKAFKLKDSPAVVLSLNSPGGSPVQSRMIFQRIRTLADEHSKTVLVFVEDVAASGGYMIALAGDEIIADPTSIVGSIGVVSGGFGFPELLKKIGVERRVYTAGENKVMLDPFQPEKQSDIDYLKTLQLDIHDVFIDMVKSRRGIRLGDNPELFSGLFWTGRKGFELGLVDGLGSMREEIKARYGKTARLELISGARGLFGRRLSGVDTALSAPSDIGSAAAAGLVETLEDRALWARYGL
- a CDS encoding methyltransferase, with product MAFEGTASDIINETVDAFHRGGFFLVQPKGRGHRAGMDAMLLAALVGEGGTVADLGAGAGGAGLAVASRLPMAMVTLVERSPDMLSFAQKTLGLAENAHLADRVNLVAADVTLTGRARRAAGLPDDAFDHVIMNPPFNDGRDRTTPDSLKAEAHAMDGDLFERWLRTAGAIMKPGGQLSLIARPQSVAEIIAACGKRFGGIEITLIHPREGESAIRLLLTAIKGSRARLTFRSPLIMHGLEGHAFLPQVDALNNGRGGYPRLDIKTI
- a CDS encoding DUF2007 domain-containing protein, with the protein product MHELIRTNDAVLLSFAQSLMKDAGIESLIADQSMSILEGSLGLLPRRFLVEPGRAEEARRILIDAGLGAELRDGTA